One Terriglobales bacterium genomic region harbors:
- a CDS encoding carboxymuconolactone decarboxylase family protein encodes MMLDWNEYQKELMTTIGKIAQLSPETVSGYQALHAAGKKTNHLGAKTRELIALAVAVTTHCDGCITVHTSNAIKAGATKEEIAEALGVAVAMNAGAALVYSARVMDAYAAKTENEPVAATR; translated from the coding sequence ATGATGCTGGATTGGAATGAATATCAAAAAGAGTTGATGACGACGATTGGAAAGATCGCGCAACTAAGCCCTGAAACCGTCAGCGGTTACCAAGCTCTGCACGCTGCTGGGAAGAAGACGAATCATCTCGGCGCAAAAACGCGCGAATTGATCGCGCTGGCCGTTGCGGTCACAACGCATTGTGACGGCTGTATTACGGTTCACACGAGTAACGCTATCAAGGCAGGCGCAACGAAAGAAGAGATTGCCGAAGCACTCGGCGTAGCAGTAGCGATGAACGCCGGAGCTGCTCTGGTTTACAGCGCGCGCGTAATGGATGCTTACGCTGCGAAGACGGAAAATGAGCCTGTAGCGGCCACACGCTGA
- a CDS encoding carboxypeptidase-like regulatory domain-containing protein, which translates to MHTATIQLFPTNDRGKPLRFETGSDGSFEFHGLEPGKYSLVGQVRNFPQQSFEQHENFNTAIVVGPDKTSTGIIFRMRPEGAITGRILDEHNEPVREAQVLLFQRNTDTGKRLIEQRSQTMSDDQGEYRFSHLRPGMYYIAISAQPWYRRYLQPVLTRNRESPAPAADIDPALDAAYPITYYPGSSEADNAGALIVHPGDRLTANFDLTPVPSLHVTLLNTRSEMDRPIQPNLRARVFGDSWVFVQPTMGWRQNVMEMSGIAPGDYSLNLMQRDGTENRMSAQDVTLRGDIEFDAAAVASLEQLHGHIKYDGTRTPPNAFLQFRDVNARGGMGTRLDEHGEFKLQPPHAGRYVVALGNAPGYAIRTISATGARVSGRTLDLTGSEPVELTIEASEGVAQIEGTVMNGAKPVSGTMVVLAPEEMADNASLFRRDQSDSDGTFTLRDVVPGRYTAVALQNGWDMEWASPEALRPYLAKGTPVVVSGKEKLDIKIAAQ; encoded by the coding sequence TTGCACACTGCAACGATCCAGCTTTTTCCGACGAATGACCGAGGAAAACCTCTGCGCTTCGAGACTGGCTCGGATGGCTCTTTTGAATTTCACGGCCTCGAGCCCGGGAAATACAGCCTGGTGGGACAGGTGCGAAACTTTCCTCAGCAGTCCTTCGAGCAGCACGAGAATTTCAATACCGCGATCGTGGTTGGTCCTGACAAAACCAGTACGGGGATCATCTTTCGCATGCGTCCGGAAGGCGCCATCACCGGCAGGATACTCGACGAACATAACGAACCTGTCCGCGAAGCACAGGTGCTGCTTTTTCAGCGAAATACCGATACGGGAAAGCGGTTAATCGAACAGAGATCGCAGACGATGAGTGACGATCAGGGCGAGTACCGTTTCAGTCACCTGCGACCGGGAATGTACTACATTGCCATTTCTGCACAGCCCTGGTATCGACGGTATCTCCAGCCTGTGCTGACGCGGAACCGCGAATCCCCTGCTCCGGCGGCCGACATCGATCCGGCGCTGGATGCCGCTTATCCGATTACCTACTATCCGGGTTCCAGCGAGGCAGATAACGCAGGCGCCCTGATCGTTCACCCCGGAGACCGCCTGACTGCAAACTTTGACCTCACACCCGTTCCCTCGTTGCACGTAACCCTTCTCAACACTCGCAGCGAGATGGATCGCCCCATACAACCCAACTTGCGTGCTCGTGTGTTTGGCGACTCGTGGGTATTCGTTCAGCCAACGATGGGATGGCGTCAGAATGTAATGGAAATGTCGGGCATCGCACCGGGAGATTACTCGCTCAACTTGATGCAGCGTGATGGGACAGAAAACAGGATGTCGGCACAAGACGTTACACTGCGCGGAGATATCGAATTCGATGCCGCTGCAGTCGCAAGTCTCGAGCAGTTGCATGGGCATATCAAGTACGACGGCACACGTACACCACCGAATGCTTTTCTTCAATTCCGTGACGTTAACGCGCGAGGAGGAATGGGCACGCGCCTGGACGAGCACGGTGAATTCAAGCTGCAGCCGCCTCACGCAGGACGCTACGTCGTCGCTCTCGGCAACGCTCCGGGATATGCAATCCGCACCATCTCTGCGACTGGTGCTCGGGTAAGCGGACGCACGCTGGACCTAACCGGATCTGAGCCGGTGGAATTGACTATCGAAGCCTCAGAAGGCGTAGCGCAGATCGAAGGTACCGTTATGAATGGTGCCAAGCCAGTGTCTGGCACGATGGTAGTTTTGGCCCCAGAGGAGATGGCAGATAACGCCTCACTCTTCCGTCGCGACCAAAGCGATAGCGACGGCACGTTCACTCTGCGCGATGTGGTGCCGGGACGATACACAGCAGTTGCGCTTCAGAATGGGTGGGACATGGAGTGGGCCTCCCCCGAAGCGCTACGACCATATCTCGCCAAAGGCACACCAGTAGTGGTCAGTGGCAAAGAGAAGCTCGATATCAAGATTGCAGCACAGTGA
- a CDS encoding PilN domain-containing protein gives MRIAINLASRPYQDERAFYRNWGSALAMAIVVTALMVFVSVRHYVNTQREWAQVRETEAKLAELKSEEAQARQILAQPENRGTRDRSNFLNAAIIRKSFSWTRLMEDMEKVMPSGLRVAAITPGVDRNHFVLKLQVQGERREAAVELLRNMEKSSHFRSPQLSTETHTPESKNGEGAVKSNIFTAYLPAEPLEGGK, from the coding sequence ATGAGAATCGCAATCAATCTTGCCTCGCGTCCTTACCAGGACGAACGGGCCTTCTATCGAAACTGGGGCTCAGCGCTCGCTATGGCGATCGTGGTCACGGCGTTGATGGTGTTCGTCTCCGTCCGTCACTACGTGAACACACAAAGAGAGTGGGCCCAAGTCCGGGAGACAGAGGCAAAGCTGGCTGAGCTCAAGAGCGAGGAGGCGCAGGCTCGCCAAATTCTTGCGCAACCGGAGAATCGAGGGACACGAGATCGATCGAACTTCCTGAACGCGGCCATCATACGCAAGTCCTTTTCGTGGACCCGACTCATGGAAGACATGGAGAAGGTAATGCCTTCCGGCCTTCGTGTCGCAGCCATCACGCCTGGCGTGGACCGCAATCATTTTGTACTGAAACTACAAGTGCAAGGGGAGCGACGCGAGGCGGCCGTGGAACTTTTGCGGAACATGGAAAAATCATCCCATTTCCGCTCGCCGCAGCTCAGTACTGAGACCCACACACCAGAATCCAAGAATGGCGAAGGCGCCGTGAAGTCGAATATCTTCACTGCCTACCTTCCCGCCGAACCCCTCGAAGGAGGCAAGTAG
- a CDS encoding zinc-binding alcohol dehydrogenase family protein produces the protein MKAMVLSRPAAIDTSPLVLSEVPIPEPADDEVLVEVSACGICRTDLHVVEGELALKLPRVIPGHQVVGRVVRTGTNAGKYVVGARVGIPWLHRTCGRCEFCLRGKENLCPNALYTGWTANGGYAEYVVAPEQFVYPIPDKFSALAAAPLLCAGIIGFRALRLAELESGDKLGIYGFGAAGHVCIQVARHWGMRVAVSTREEKHRKLAAELGAEWVGGAYDDPPMPLNAAIVFAPAGELVPAALKNLKRGGALVLGGIYMSPIPSFP, from the coding sequence ATGAAAGCAATGGTCCTCTCCCGACCGGCAGCCATCGACACTAGTCCACTCGTGCTGTCGGAAGTGCCGATTCCTGAACCTGCTGACGATGAGGTTCTGGTCGAAGTAAGCGCCTGCGGAATATGTCGTACGGATCTGCATGTCGTGGAGGGTGAGCTTGCACTGAAATTGCCCAGAGTCATACCTGGACATCAAGTGGTTGGACGCGTGGTCCGTACGGGCACAAATGCCGGCAAGTATGTTGTAGGAGCGCGTGTGGGCATCCCCTGGCTGCATCGCACTTGCGGACGCTGTGAGTTCTGCTTGCGTGGAAAAGAGAACCTCTGTCCCAACGCGCTCTACACCGGCTGGACGGCTAATGGTGGTTATGCCGAGTACGTCGTGGCGCCAGAGCAGTTCGTGTATCCGATTCCCGATAAGTTCAGCGCTCTCGCAGCCGCGCCATTGCTCTGTGCCGGCATCATTGGATTTCGCGCGTTGCGCCTCGCGGAACTCGAGTCCGGTGACAAACTGGGTATCTACGGCTTCGGCGCGGCCGGCCACGTCTGCATTCAGGTCGCGCGTCACTGGGGCATGCGCGTTGCGGTTTCCACAAGGGAAGAGAAGCATCGCAAGCTAGCGGCTGAGCTCGGTGCTGAATGGGTGGGCGGCGCTTATGACGATCCGCCTATGCCGCTTAATGCTGCCATCGTTTTTGCGCCAGCCGGCGAGCTGGTTCCGGCGGCTCTCAAGAATCTGAAGCGTGGTGGAGCCCTGGTGCTCGGCGGAATCTATATGAGTCCAATTCCTTCGTTCCCATAA
- a CDS encoding GspE/PulE family protein — translation MADTALFVGGASDANSEARARDLARRYRREFVDLKNYHIQHELFRTVPVDLMFRYNFVPLEEQGDELTIAISDPSRLMMIDEIGLLLNKRVQTKVATLVQIEEILKKTEQSQRVLDEATEGFTFDVVREDEAGDETISIERLTSEEDISPIIRLVDTTIFTALERRASDIHIETQDDSVIVKYRIDGVLQAAMQPISKEHHSTIISRIKVMSELDIAERRVPQDGRFRVKYKGRLIDFRVSIMPTVHGENAVLRVLDKESMSEKFRKLTLDVVGFDEDDLRHFRRYIKEPYGMVLVTGPTGSGKTTTLYAALNEIKSEEDKIITIEDPVEYQIRGITQIPVNEKKGLTFARGLRSILRHDPDKILVGEIRDTETAQIAIQSALTGHLVFTTVHANNVVDVIGRFLNMGVEAYNFVSALNCILAQRLVRVICDSCKKPVRYSAEQLEASGLEVKEWGSFVFYEGEGCIECAGTGYKGRTAIHELLDLTDRIRELILEKKPTSEVRKAAREDGMRFLRESALAKIRGGVTTLKEINKVTFIETSR, via the coding sequence ATGGCAGATACTGCACTCTTTGTAGGCGGCGCGTCGGACGCGAACTCTGAAGCTCGCGCTCGCGATTTGGCTCGACGCTACCGCCGCGAGTTCGTCGATCTTAAGAACTACCACATTCAGCACGAACTGTTTCGCACCGTCCCTGTAGACCTGATGTTTCGCTACAACTTTGTTCCGTTGGAGGAGCAAGGAGACGAGCTCACCATTGCAATCTCAGACCCGAGCCGTCTGATGATGATCGACGAGATTGGCTTGCTGCTGAACAAGCGCGTTCAGACTAAAGTCGCAACGCTTGTGCAGATCGAAGAGATTCTCAAGAAAACTGAGCAGTCGCAACGCGTTCTCGACGAGGCGACCGAAGGCTTCACCTTCGATGTGGTGCGCGAAGATGAAGCCGGCGACGAGACCATCTCTATCGAGCGGTTGACATCGGAAGAGGACATCAGTCCGATCATCCGCCTGGTAGACACTACCATCTTCACTGCTCTCGAACGGCGGGCAAGCGACATCCACATTGAGACCCAGGACGATTCAGTGATCGTGAAATACCGCATCGACGGCGTCCTGCAGGCGGCGATGCAACCGATCTCCAAGGAGCATCACTCGACGATCATCTCGCGTATCAAGGTGATGAGCGAGCTGGACATCGCCGAGCGTCGCGTCCCGCAAGACGGACGCTTTCGCGTGAAGTACAAGGGTCGATTGATCGACTTCCGCGTCTCCATCATGCCAACTGTGCATGGCGAAAATGCCGTGCTCCGCGTGCTCGACAAGGAGTCGATGAGCGAGAAATTCCGCAAGCTCACGCTCGATGTGGTGGGCTTTGACGAAGATGATCTGCGCCACTTCCGCCGCTACATCAAAGAGCCGTATGGCATGGTGTTAGTCACCGGACCAACCGGCTCCGGAAAGACCACGACCCTGTACGCCGCCCTTAACGAAATCAAGAGTGAAGAAGACAAGATCATCACTATTGAAGATCCGGTTGAGTATCAGATTCGGGGTATCACCCAGATTCCCGTAAATGAGAAGAAGGGGCTCACCTTCGCTCGCGGATTGCGGTCAATTTTGCGTCACGATCCTGACAAGATCCTGGTCGGCGAGATTCGCGACACGGAGACCGCCCAGATCGCGATCCAATCGGCGCTCACCGGCCACCTTGTCTTCACGACCGTCCACGCCAACAACGTCGTGGACGTGATCGGGCGTTTTCTCAATATGGGAGTCGAGGCTTATAACTTTGTCTCAGCGCTGAACTGCATCCTCGCACAGCGGTTAGTTCGCGTAATCTGCGATTCCTGTAAGAAACCGGTCCGGTATTCAGCCGAACAGCTCGAAGCCAGCGGGTTAGAGGTCAAGGAGTGGGGCAGCTTCGTCTTTTACGAAGGTGAAGGGTGTATTGAGTGCGCGGGCACCGGATACAAGGGCCGCACAGCGATCCACGAACTCCTGGATCTGACCGACCGGATTCGTGAGCTGATCCTGGAGAAGAAGCCGACGTCCGAGGTTCGCAAGGCCGCTCGCGAGGACGGAATGCGTTTTCTGCGTGAATCGGCGTTGGCAAAAATTCGCGGTGGTGTAACCACTCTAAAAGAGATTAATAAGGTAACCTTCATCGAGACCTCGCGATAA
- a CDS encoding type II secretion system F family protein, which translates to MAEYLVNTADERGHVSEYVEHGASVAEVRDRFAQQGLLVTSIKPRGILGTTRSGPQKKLKLEQFVIFNQQFLTLIHAGLPILQGLDLLSKRQKNRYLRSVLENVRQRVRTGELLSEAFRHAAPGAVSKVYTTTLLAGEKSGNLEEVLGRFIAFQRVALAFRKKLLASLVYPALLVTMVMVMFTFLLSYVVPQFQGLYSQLGNGTASLPSITLFVLGIGEVVKHWLWAIVLGLAGAVFFLWRWSKTEGGSITIDRVRLALPLAGGIWLKYQVAIFSRTLSTLLSGGLPLVQALETAGSSIESKLLSNAVLQSVQKVREGLPLSRSLEETKLFPELAFQMIEVGESTGALPAMLTSIAEFLEEDVQTALSAALALIEPVILIVMGFVVATVLIALYLPIFSLGAQVGG; encoded by the coding sequence ATGGCGGAATACCTGGTCAATACCGCCGACGAGCGCGGACATGTCTCTGAGTACGTAGAGCACGGGGCCTCGGTTGCCGAGGTTCGCGACCGCTTTGCGCAGCAGGGGCTGCTTGTCACTTCTATCAAGCCCCGAGGGATTCTCGGAACAACCCGGTCTGGGCCCCAAAAGAAGCTCAAACTCGAGCAATTTGTCATCTTCAACCAGCAGTTTCTGACTCTTATTCATGCGGGACTGCCGATCCTGCAGGGCCTGGATCTGCTCAGTAAACGCCAAAAAAATCGTTACCTGCGCTCCGTTCTTGAGAATGTTCGGCAACGCGTTCGTACCGGCGAACTGCTTTCAGAAGCGTTTCGGCACGCGGCTCCCGGCGCGGTCTCAAAGGTATACACAACTACTCTGCTCGCAGGTGAAAAGAGCGGCAACCTCGAAGAGGTGCTGGGTCGATTCATCGCCTTCCAGCGTGTGGCACTTGCCTTTCGAAAGAAGCTGCTGGCATCGCTGGTTTACCCGGCGCTCCTCGTCACCATGGTAATGGTGATGTTCACCTTCCTCCTGAGTTATGTGGTTCCGCAGTTTCAGGGTCTCTATTCCCAATTGGGAAACGGAACCGCGAGCCTGCCCAGCATAACTCTATTTGTGCTCGGCATTGGCGAAGTTGTGAAGCACTGGCTTTGGGCTATCGTCCTCGGACTGGCCGGAGCCGTCTTCTTTCTTTGGCGATGGAGCAAGACCGAAGGCGGATCGATAACCATCGACCGCGTCCGCCTGGCATTGCCGCTCGCGGGAGGCATCTGGTTGAAATATCAGGTAGCGATCTTCTCGCGCACTCTGTCAACATTACTGAGCGGCGGACTTCCTCTCGTTCAGGCTCTTGAGACGGCTGGCAGTTCCATCGAAAGCAAGTTGCTATCGAATGCTGTTCTGCAGTCTGTGCAAAAGGTGCGGGAGGGACTTCCTCTTTCTCGAAGCCTGGAAGAGACCAAGCTTTTTCCTGAATTGGCATTCCAGATGATCGAAGTCGGAGAGTCGACAGGTGCGCTGCCCGCCATGCTCACTTCTATCGCGGAGTTCCTCGAAGAGGATGTGCAAACGGCGTTGAGCGCGGCTTTGGCCTTAATTGAACCCGTGATCCTGATCGTGATGGGATTCGTGGTTGCCACGGTACTGATCGCTTTATACCTCCCGATCTTCTCGCTGGGAGCACAGGTCGGAGGATAG
- a CDS encoding dienelactone hydrolase family protein produces the protein MIVATDYPEIIVDNSPLRMFLAAPRTEEKRKFPGVIFYSDIFQLTGPMLRACVRLAGYGFVVAAPEIYHRIELPGSAIPFDDAGRTRGLKNASSTEVAEFDRDCRAVVDYLAQHPLVSPTKLGAAGFCIGGHLAFRAALQPDVRATVCFYGTGIHDGRLGKDTDAESLQRAGDIKGELLMIFGESDPHIPKEGREKIRTELQEAGTRYRVKLYPAEHAFMRDEGPRYDPECTDLAFAEMMHLFRSTFGESSGIAA, from the coding sequence ATGATCGTCGCCACCGACTATCCTGAAATTATTGTCGACAACTCACCGCTGCGCATGTTTCTCGCGGCGCCCAGGACTGAAGAGAAGCGGAAATTTCCTGGCGTCATCTTCTACTCCGATATCTTCCAGCTCACTGGGCCCATGCTACGCGCCTGTGTGCGGCTCGCGGGATACGGATTTGTCGTCGCGGCTCCTGAGATTTATCACCGCATCGAGCTGCCCGGCTCGGCGATTCCATTTGACGATGCGGGACGTACTCGCGGATTGAAAAACGCTTCGAGCACTGAGGTCGCAGAATTCGACCGAGACTGTCGGGCGGTTGTCGACTACCTGGCACAGCACCCGCTGGTGTCTCCAACCAAGTTGGGAGCCGCGGGTTTCTGCATCGGCGGGCATCTCGCCTTTCGGGCGGCGCTTCAGCCTGATGTGCGTGCAACGGTTTGCTTTTATGGCACGGGTATCCACGATGGACGCCTGGGAAAGGACACAGATGCAGAATCGTTACAGCGCGCCGGAGATATCAAGGGTGAGTTGCTGATGATCTTTGGCGAATCCGATCCTCATATCCCGAAGGAAGGACGAGAAAAAATCCGGACTGAACTTCAAGAAGCGGGAACGAGATATCGAGTTAAGCTCTACCCTGCCGAGCACGCATTTATGCGCGACGAGGGACCGCGGTACGATCCGGAATGCACTGATCTTGCATTCGCCGAGATGATGCATCTGTTCCGCAGTACTTTTGGCGAGAGCTCAGGAATCGCGGCATAG